Below is a window of Mus caroli chromosome 2, CAROLI_EIJ_v1.1, whole genome shotgun sequence DNA.
ATATCTCATACTTGCTGCAGGAATTTTCATTTCATAATGCTTACCTTCTGGGAAGAGCATTATCCACACATTCAGTGTCTTTGTTCaaacttttttaaattatgatcttAATAGAATCACAGAATAGGAGGGCCCCATGGGGCTTTTCATACATCCTTAGTCTTGTTTAACCTTTCTCCCACTTTTTCCTCTCCCCTATTCCTATGGCATCATTCCTGACTAAACTTATCCACTCCAAGTATTCTCCTCTCTCCAGGTTTAtaacacatgtatataaatatgtattataatatacaaacaatattaaaataaaggctAGTAAATTTTTCTTCTGCAGGTACAAGAAAAACTCATCTGAATTCTGTAGATTACATGGGGCATTAATGGGTTCTGATGTTCATTCACCTACATTCCTTGCTATGACCACCATCTCCAAAACTATGGCAAGAAGACCATGAATGGGAGGGCTTTACTGATGAAGATCTTTTGTAAGAAAATAAACTGTTTCAAGGGAAGTACAACTTcttactttgaaaagaaaatgaggaggcTAAGGACTTGGTCAAAAAACCACTTGTGACAAATGTACAGAAATGAAACTAGCTCAGGTAAATTAGGTAAGACAGACATTACTAACCTGGAGTGACAGACCTTCAGTTTGTAGTTTAGTAAATAACAGAGGTGtcactttgtatttatttgttagaTATTCATCTAATGTATTTCTCTGTCAAATCTTAGAAAATATGCTTCAAACTCATAACAAATGGTAATAAGGGTTTTTTAAACAGACTTGGAGTTAGGGAAGAAGTTATACAGATGAAAAATTCCTCTCACATCTTTCCTACAACTTCTCCAAAATTTATCCTGAGACAGAGACATGAacaaccacagcagcagcagcagcagcacctcaGACTTCATCTTGCTGGGTCTCTCTACCAATCCCTGGATGCAGAAACCCCTTTTTGGCATCTTCATCATAATGTACCTGATCACAGTGATCGGGAATGTGCTCATCATCCTGGTCATCCGCTCTGACTCCAGGCTCCATACACCCATGTATTTTTTCCTCAGCAACTTGTCATTCATGGATATCTGCTTCACAACAGTCATTGTACCCAAGATGCTAGTGAACTTGCTCTCAGAGACAAAGACTATCTCCTATGTGGGATGCCTAGTTCAGATGTACTTCTTCATGGCCTTAGGGAACACTGATAGCTACCTGCTAGCCTCCATGGCCATTGACCGACTGGTGGCCATCTGCAACCCTTTACATTATGATGTGGTGATGAGGCCACAACGCTGCCTCCTCATGTTGCTGGGTTCTTGCACCATCTCCCATCTGCATGCACTGTTCCGTGTCCTTCTCATGTCTCGCCTCTCATTCTGTGCNTCCCATGTCATTAANCACTTTTTCTGTGATACTCAGCCTGTGCTGAAGCTATCCTGCTCTGACACATCCTCCAGCCAGATCGTGGTCATGACTGAGACCCTGGCTGTCATTGTCACCCCCTTCCTATGCATACTCTTCTCCTACATGAGAATCATTGTCACTGTGCTCAGGATTCCCTCTGCAGCTGGAAAATGGAAAGCCTTCTCTACTTGTGGCTCCCACCTCACTGTAGTGGTCCTGTTCTATGGGAGTATCATCTATGTCTACTTTAGGCCTCTGTCCATGTACTCAGTGGTGAAGGACCGGGTAGCCACTGTTATGTATACAGTAGTGACACCTATGATGAATCCTTTCATCTATAGCCTGAGGAACAAAGATATGAAGAGAGGTTTGAGGAAGTTAATGGGTAGAGTTCACCCATAGACAGATCAAActgagggactgaagagatgactcaataatttaaaatgtgcTGTTGCAGACGAaatgttcagttcccagtacccatgtcaggtgTCTCACAGGGACATGTAACAatgtccttctctggcctcagcaggtaccatcacacatatgtgcatactcatacacagacacacacagacaaacagacagacagacagacagatgcacacacacacccacaccataaatttatgtttttaaaaaagcaggaTATTTCATAGTTGATATATCATCTAAGACATCAATAGcctattctttctttctatacatttttctCATAGGTGGCATTGGATCCCAATAAGGACATTAACCTAGAAACAAAATGTTTGGTTTCTAACAATAGTTTGGGCAAAATACATGTTAATACCACATCATGTACTACTTGGTGCCCAGTATTTATCAATAGTCTAATGTCCCAGTAGTACAATAAGTATTTTGTATGAATAACAATTCAATACTTTTGACAATGCACATACTCAAGATGTTACAGATTACTGTTAGTATTCAGATGAGGAATATATGCAAATTTAGTGTAGAGTTGAAAAGGACTTCTTAGAGGAAGTAGTCAAGGAGTGAGACTTGATGTTTGACAGGGGTTGTTTCAAAAGGTAAAGAAATGATCAGAACATTTTCAGTAAAGTGAAACTCACCCAAATGTAGGATCAATAAATATTGGAGTAAAGTTTTGTAAAGTTTCTTCAATCAGCTTCTagctgtgtaaaaaaaaaaaaatcacagctagAAAAGtatagaaactatttttaaaaagtgtttattctACTTATTAGCATCTAAGTATCAAGACACTGCAAACTCTCCATATCTAATTCTCACACCTACattcttaattctttctttctcttcaagtCTAGAATTGTCAACAGGATCCCTCTCATAGTCTGTAAAATACAATTTCAGGAAAAATGTGCTATggagcaaaacaacaacaaaaaattgcaAAACCTTAATTCTGCACTTTACTTCAAATTTACACTGTATGTACATCATAGAAAAGCATAAAACTGATAATTATTCTGAACGGTCAAGAAATCCAAGAGTATAGTGCTAGCACTGCTAGCATACTTTCTtagctattttattgggttcttctATCACTCTTTCAACACTATGCCACCCTAATCTCTTCCAACCTCCAATAccaggtaggagagaaaggaaattagTGAGAATATAGGGAATAGACTTCCTGCAGATTACAGGCATCAGGTTTCTAGGGACAAGTCAGAatagcaatccagcaatccagcagtCCAGCAGTCCAGCAGTCCAGCAGTCCTGCAGTCCTGCAGTCCTGCAATCCTGCAATCCTGCAATCCTGCAATCCTGCAATCCTGCAATCCTGCAATCCTGCAATCCTGCAATCCTGCAATCCTGCAATCCTGCAAACCAGAAATCCAGAAAATGCAACAACAGAAACCAGCAGCATCAAGGAGAGCAGCAGAGGGAGCAGCAACTGCCACAGAGGACCCATGGCTTCTCAAAACACCCATAACACTCTTGTGGCTCTCATGTTTATATCCTCTCAAAAGTTCTTAGAATCCAAACTTGCAGAAAGTACCTGCAGCTTGCAAAACCATGGCACTGCTAGTGTACAAGGCAAATTACAATCACCTGCTGAGAAGAAGAATCTTATCCTACaactgagattaaaacaaaaacatattcatataacataCCTGGGTTTTTCAAGAAACCAAATTCTACACATAACTTTGATGACCATTAGTCATCATTCTAGTCTAAAATGAGAATAGCTCTTGAAGAATTCATGCTGCCAAGTAAGTACTCTTGTGCAGAAGTAATTCAGACCATTTATGACCAGAACTTACTAGCCAGGTCATCCCAAGACTCCATCCAAATAAAGAGATCCAATGAGATCTGACTATGTTCTTATAAGGCACCAAGAAGTATTTAGTGACAATATTAATGACAATTACAGAACTGTAATAATACAcaaattctcattttatttatcatctacgtgtctatcatctatccatttccacctatctatccatctattgaTTCATCTCCACTCATTTATCCATCTTCTAcatattcatccattcatttattcatctatcaGAGCATATATCCATCTACCTGTTCATCAATCTAGCTAGCCAGCCAGCTATCCATCATCTTTCTATCCATCTTTTCATGTATTCAtctatcaatccatccatccatttatctatctccGTCTTTCTCAAATTCATTAAAATCTCACAAATGCCAGTTCTTCTGGATCAGAAACTTTTTTAATAGTATCACATAAGACACTTGGCATTAAAGATGTAGTAAGAAATATATGGgatgggatggaacacaggaaagGCTAAGTTGTAACATCAAGGTTCCTGCCATTGCTCTCTTTGTCATCTTCCAGTAATCAGGAAATAACCATCAagtaagaaatgaaatgaaacttaCACTAGCTTTCATATCTGTACAGGTTCACCTGGAATTCATTTATATCCCACCTAGCTCTTAGTTCCATAATGCCATCTATAATATTTGTACAATTCCCAGTGAAATAATGCCATCGACAAGATTTGTACAATTCCCAAGTAATCTATTAATGTGATAAATTTTTAATGCTCAGTTCAGTAtgggacattttaaaatgtaagtccTGGAattcatcaaataaataaattcttaatcATATCTCCCATTATCTTATAAAGCTAAGCCCTTTGGCCGTCAGAACAGTAATTTATTTGTTTAGCCCAGCCTCACTCTACCATCAGTGCtagatttgtttttctcaatAAAAGCATAGCAATTTCACAGATGAGACATGATTAATCCTAACCTCATGGAGCCATTGGATCAGTAGAGAAACAACTGGGTCGCCATCACCAGAACAAGGGATAAGGATAGCCAACATCTGATGATAAGTACCTTGGAGCATAAAACACCaggaaaacattaaagaaatactCTGATGTAGTCTTTCCCCAACAAACAAGAATGagtaaaagttataaaaataaggtATCTCTAGATTTGAACCTATATCCATAAAAATCAACACCTTCAATTGACAactagataatgaaaatatggta
It encodes the following:
- the LOC110289442 gene encoding olfactory receptor 1L4-like, with the translated sequence MNNHSSSSSSTSDFILLGLSTNPWMQKPLFGIFIIMYLITVIGNVLIILVIRSDSRLHTPMYFFLSNLSFMDICFTTVIVPKMLVNLLSETKTISYVGCLVQMYFFMALGNTDSYLLASMAIDRLVAICNPLHYDVVMRPQRCLLMLLGSCTISHLHALFRVLLMSRLSFCASHVIXHFFCDTQPVLKLSCSDTSSSQIVVMTETLAVIVTPFLCILFSYMRIIVTVLRIPSAAGKWKAFSTCGSHLTVVVLFYGSIIYVYFRPLSMYSVVKDRVATVMYTVVTPMMNPFIYSLRNKDMKRGLRKLMGRVHP